The Solanum pennellii chromosome 11, SPENNV200 sequence caacatttattaaatatcggaTCGCGAATAAAATTACATCACGTGTTTTTATTTAGTCTTTCCGTTAGAGTAAAGCTCacatatattctaatttttttacgGCAGGGATATTAATATCCCAAAAATGTGATGGAGTTTATCATACCAAAAATGTGATGAAGGTATCATATCATTTACGATGGTTCAAGGATATATTCGGtctttttctatataaaaaaaattgttaattcggtgattcctttcctttttaccCCATTTTACTTTGCTTTTACCAATCATCCATTTCTCTTCCGCCGCcgatttatattactttttttttttacctctaCAATGGAACCTCTCATCGACGGCGACGGCCATCCACCAAACGACATCACTTCATTCGCTAATAACCTTGCTCCTTTCCCTGAATCTACTAACGTCGTTTACGAGAATCCATCTGCCGTTATTGCTCCGCCGGGAATCCACCGCCTTCCGGTTTCCCCTGTACGTAAACTCCGACCAGTGCGGTTTGGAAACGGACGAAACTATGTCGATATGGTGGACAGCAATTGTGATATTGACGAAGCTTTGATGACTTGCACCAGTGATTTAGGGTTTTTAAGTCAGTTTTCTGCTCAAAATGCGTCTACGGTGTTGCCCATGGAGTGTGGATTTGTTAATTCTTTGGATGAGAATGGCGTCGCTAAATGCTCGGAGGTGGGGATTTCGGCAGTTCAGCAAATGAAGTCGGAGTTAGATGCTGATTGCTTGAATTTGATCTCTCAATCTCGTATTTTGGAGACTGAATTTAGGTAATTTTTgcattattaattaataatatcgCCCTGTTTGATATCTATAGGATTAGATTATGTGAGCAAAAGTAATTATTATTCGTAattgcattatttttatattatattaacttTCTAATTTCCAATTGTTTTTGTTGCTAATTACTGTTGTCACATAAAGTACTTGATGTCATTACCagtaaactttaaatttaagttttgtcaaaaacaaaattaagcTTTTTGAAACTTACTTTAGAATAAGTTTCAAAACCTTTTGATATTAGAAATGGTTCAtactttttattctttctttacATTTTACACCTTAGAAGTCGAATCTACGTCAATTAGTAGATTGGTGGTTGATGTCATAGCGGAGGGTCTATTGGAAACAACTTCTCTACGTCTGCTGTTTTggatgaagtctatgtatattGTACCTTCTACGTAGAAGGACTACATTGGGTGTTTTGTTGTTGTGGTTGATGTTTATACGGGAAAGAAAGCGGCTAATAAGGTCTTGAATCTGTACGGTTGGTTGCATTTGTATTAACGGTTGCCTACTTATTGCTGAAGTCTAATTTTTCATGCCAGCAACATAGTTCTGATGGATAACCTATTGTAATCCAGATAATTGCATGACAATGATTTATTTGAATAAGTGATTTTCTAGGAAAGATTGGTTTCTCCAACTAAATTCTGAACAGACGATACTATGTTACGAGAATCTGTGAATTTCCCTAGCCATAACTTTCTGCTAATTAGTATGTGAGAAACCTGATAATGCATCCATAATTTCTTTTTACGTTCGTTTTTttttagattgaggtgaataggGCAGCAATTTGATGGATAAATCCACTTTCCAAATAAATTTCTGCACAAGGAGATCatactctccattcttatcacttcttatctttttcccaactgattttcaacttcaatattatattgtctagacatttctattgcttcatcgaCTGGTGTTTATGATTTACCTTGATGCAGCTCATCTTCTGACAGTGAATCATCCGAGGCTATTGAAGAACATTTAAATAGGAAAAGGAAGAGGGGAACACGGAAGAGTCTTAAATTAAGTCTTGAAGACATGGTAAAGAAGTTGATGGACAAGCAAGAGCAGATGCACAAACAATTAATAGAGATGCTAGAGAAGAAGGAAGAGGAGAGAATCATTCGGGAAGAAGCCTGGAAGCAGCAGGAGGTAGAAAGGGCAAAGCGGGATGTGGAGTTGAGAGCTGAAGAGACATCTAGAAACTTGGCTCTTATTGCTTTCCTTGAGAATCTGTTAGGTGAAGATTTCCAAATTCCAAAATCATCAGAAGTAACAAGTCTCGTTAAAGATGAAGGTGAGGTTCATGGTCAAGAAGCTGACGTTAGATCCGATCCATGTAATAGGAGATGGCCAAAACTTGAAGTACAAGCCCTTGTATCAGTTCGTACTCGTTTAGATCACAAGTTTCTTAAAGGAGCTAAAGGATCCGTGTGGGAAGAGGTAGCGAATGGATTGGCTAAGATGGGTTACATTCGAACAGCAAAGAAGTGTAAAGAGAAATGGGAGAACATCAACAAGTACTATAAAAGGACAATCGACAGTGGTAAGACGCGTCCAAAAAACTACAGATCGTGTCCCTATTTTTATGAATTGGACTCACTTTATAAGAACGGACTGCTTAACCAAGGTGCTGGGAATTGTGTGAAGATTGAGACAGAAAATAAGAATGTGGATCCGGAAGAGTAAATATTGCCCGGATATTTCTTACTGCCTCATCCGTGGTGAAGGATGTGTTTATCCGATGGAGGATCGATCAGGCTCTCTCTCCAAATACTTTGGTTGAACTTCACCTTGACAAAACAACACCATGGACCTATTGCTGCTGTAATATCATGATAGGTGTAAGCATATCTCTATTGATGCTCTTTGAAATGTCTTCAGAGGGAATTGTAGATTCTTGTACTGTTTTACTTGTTCTTACATGGATTTTGGTATCAAGAGTTCATTGtagtttataaaattttagtaaGATATGGCTAGACTCTGTTTTGTTTTGCCCTTCAGTTTCACATTCACACCCTCATAATTTATACACGAACGATGATTtattaaaataccaaaaaaaaaaatgacaaaatgtaTACTTTACTTTATCATTACAACGTAACAAAACGCTACAAGTGATCAACATGGGTCATAGTGAACCGTTTTTTCACCCTTAATCAGAGGTTTCGGATTGGAGAAAATTTTGTGGGGAGCATCACTTCGAATAGGCCTTGCAGAATGTGATCCAGATTAGTCGGAGCTTTTCGATACAAGTTGAAAATGTCTTTTCAGATCCATGGCGTTTTTAGGATAGATTGTTCTATTTTTCTGCCCATTTATGATCCATGGTGTTTGAGTAAGCTTTGTTCtttgtaaaaaaatttgaaggagAAAGTGGAAAGATTAGGACAACAAAGTCTCAATTTCCTAAAATCATtgtgaaatttaaattaaaaaattacttttttctaagtataatgatgaaattgaatgaaaaattgtaaatatgagaagaagaaaatgaaattaagtGACAATCTGAAAATATTTACTAAGAAGAAAATGACAGAAGAACATTTACGAAGGAAATAAGAGAAGAAGAACATGACAAAGAAGAAAACTGAGGGGGGTGttgaaaaaattacttttttgaatttatgcctaatttatttttattttaatttaattcccACGTCAGTTTTGGGATGATGTTAATTATCTTTAAACAAGAATAAATGTATAATAAGtcatcattataattaaaatGTGTAACAGACTTTTCAATACAAGTTTGAATGGAAAATTTATGCCTTTTTCCAATATAAAAATGGTTGATCACCAGTTTGCATTCCATTCGACATACATATGAAGTCACTTTGTAAACCGATTTCATTCATGTATAATCTAATAAAGTATACCTTTTAAATGTGATATCCTTAatccataaaattaatttatatagcaatttcataaataattaatcaaatataaaacatcaatttatataGTCATTTTACACATGCATTAcatataaaacatttttatatataacttctataaaaatattaagtaaaCCAAATATCAAATGAATATGTTAATAGCTCAAACATAAATAGGAATTAGTGCatttatttataagaaatgGTAGACTAAGGTAAGATacgaaaatcaaatttaatcacgttttcatatattaataaaattttactaaTATACAAATTTGTTGGGCAATATTTTTCATGCCTAATTCGATAACcgatattattattaattattaacttgggttgaatttcttcaaaatttgataaaggCAGAATCCACATATTAGAAACTTGGATTTGAATGGGCTCTATGTGGTTAGTCTAACTTCAATACATCTATCAAATActgaatgaaaatatatatgattcATCAATATAGTGTTATATAGTAATTTAATATATCTTGTTTCTAAACTTTTGATTGGTTATATGGTAAGATTCGtataagaaaatgatttttttaatagttttcacgattattaattattataattaataaaatatgaatttgaattttagcaaaaaagaaacaaatagtATAAATTAGTGGTGATTTTATTAAACTAAACGGGCCGGGGCAACCCGTGGATTATAAGGGTTAGGCTGTACCGGAGAAACAAAGAGGAACGTCAAATCCATttcaatttgaagaaaaaagcCAAACAAATTAGCTTCATTTTCccccaaaaaaagaagaagcagaTTGCTCCATTTGCAACCATGGAGAATGCGGTTCAAGAGGTATTGTTGATTTAACAATGGAGAATGGTGaaatttgatgtttatttaGGAATTTTTTGAATTGCAGATAGTGGCGAAGCAAGTGTTGACGGTGGCAAAAGCGGTGGAGGACAAGCTTGATGAAGAGATTCATGCTTTAGATCGATTAGATCTCGATGATTTGGAGGTGTTGAGAGAACGTAGATTGCAACAGATGAAGAAAATGGCTGAAAAACGTAATCGTTGGTTATCTCTTGGACATGGAGAATACTCTGAGATCCAAGCTGAAAAGGATTTTTTCTCTGTTGTTAAGGCTAGTGATCGCGTTGTTTGCCATTTCTACCGCGAAAATTGGCCTTGCAAGGTAAAAATCTAGTTTCCCTTCCAATTCAACTAAAAGCCTATTGGCTGTTGCATCATTGATTGTTGCATTGATTGTTGCAGGTTATGGATAAGCATTTGAGCATACTAGCAAAACAGCATATAGAAACACGTTTTGTGAAAATTAACGCAGAGAAAGCGCCATACCTGGCTGAAAAGCTCAGAATTGTTGTTCTTCCAACCCTTGCACTCATCAAAAATGCTAAAGTTGATAACTACCTGGTATGTCTGTGCAGTAAACAGTTGAATTTCCCACTCTTTGCACTCTGCCATTATCTTAAAATCGTCTATTTTGCCATGATTTGGATATTCTAGGTTGGATTTGATGAGCTTGGGGGTACCGATGAGTTTAGCACGGAGGAACTTGAAGAGAGGTTAGCTAAAGCTGATGTTATCATCTTTGAAGGTGAATcatcaaaatttttatcaaaatccAAAGCTCACTCGAAGAAGAGTGTGAGGCAGAGTTCAAATCCCGACTCGTCGGACTCGGAGTAAATGTAGAATAATATAGCTTTGTTTATGTATTCCTTTCTAATACTAAAATATACTAAGTTCGTTAATGGTGAAAAATTGAATTCTGTTTTCTAATTCGCCATGTTATTACTTTGGTTCATCTTTTTTCTTGGGGTCTGATAAtacattttatttgtttgtgttaCTAAAAGTTGAATGGATTCATCACTTGATTGCTCAGACAAGTAACTGTTTCTTCATGTTCCAGGTTgttgaaaaatctttgaattCTTGTGTTGTGACTCCTAAATTTTTTGTGTTAGAAATAAAATGTGATGTTGCAATTTACTTGCGATACTTGGTTGACATTCATACAGGATACTCCTTGCTCATTATCAGACTATCACTTTTTCACAAA is a genomic window containing:
- the LOC107003361 gene encoding trihelix transcription factor GT-2 isoform X2, whose product is MEPLIDGDGHPPNDITSFANNLAPFPESTNVVYENPSAVIAPPGIHRLPVSPVRKLRPVRFGNGRNYVDMVDSNCDIDEALMTCTSDLGFLSQFSAQNASTVLPMECGFVNSLDENGVAKCSEVGISAVQQMKSELDADCLNLISQSRILETEFSESSEAIEEHLNRKRKRGTRKSLKLSLEDMVKKLMDKQEQMHKQLIEMLEKKEEERIIREEAWKQQEVERAKRDVELRAEETSRNLALIAFLENLLGEDFQIPKSSEVTSLVKDEGEVHGQEADVRSDPCNRRWPKLEVQALVSVRTRLDHKFLKGAKGSVWEEVANGLAKMGYIRTAKKCKEKWENINKYYKRTIDSGKTRPKNYRSCPYFYELDSLYKNGLLNQGAGNCVKIETENKNVDPEE
- the LOC107003361 gene encoding trihelix transcription factor GT-2 isoform X1, with protein sequence MEPLIDGDGHPPNDITSFANNLAPFPESTNVVYENPSAVIAPPGIHRLPVSPVRKLRPVRFGNGRNYVDMVDSNCDIDEALMTCTSDLGFLSQFSAQNASTVLPMECGFVNSLDENGVAKCSEVGISAVQQMKSELDADCLNLISQSRILETEFSSSSDSESSEAIEEHLNRKRKRGTRKSLKLSLEDMVKKLMDKQEQMHKQLIEMLEKKEEERIIREEAWKQQEVERAKRDVELRAEETSRNLALIAFLENLLGEDFQIPKSSEVTSLVKDEGEVHGQEADVRSDPCNRRWPKLEVQALVSVRTRLDHKFLKGAKGSVWEEVANGLAKMGYIRTAKKCKEKWENINKYYKRTIDSGKTRPKNYRSCPYFYELDSLYKNGLLNQGAGNCVKIETENKNVDPEE
- the LOC107003161 gene encoding thioredoxin domain-containing protein 9 homolog produces the protein MENAVQEIVAKQVLTVAKAVEDKLDEEIHALDRLDLDDLEVLRERRLQQMKKMAEKRNRWLSLGHGEYSEIQAEKDFFSVVKASDRVVCHFYRENWPCKVMDKHLSILAKQHIETRFVKINAEKAPYLAEKLRIVVLPTLALIKNAKVDNYLVGFDELGGTDEFSTEELEERLAKADVIIFEGESSKFLSKSKAHSKKSVRQSSNPDSSDSE